Proteins encoded within one genomic window of Bemisia tabaci chromosome 2, PGI_BMITA_v3:
- the LOC109040145 gene encoding uncharacterized protein — protein MIQTAGSVFVGAVALALATRGSVKGPFSLELNAVAAVIAALHALAVVPVFMCTFMPASGPPVRGAMERKIPLPRGYSTYKVKPSLDPNPRKFGGIPLHGMVSPQEVRPSGRGRPCAGAGAGFRRGFQRLDVVSDLGTSLSSSSEAEPDLTAPNPRCLRKTDGDVFFKEREHYVQSRIQCHACSVPRHLKPHFPFLSSAETWLPKR, from the exons ATGATCCAGACTGCGGGGAGTGTCTTCGTTGGTGCTGTGGCCCTCGCACTCGCGACTCGGGGATCCGTCAAAGGGCCTTTTAGCTTGGAACTCAACGCTGTTGCCGCAGTCATCGCAGCGCTCCACGCTCTTGCGGTCGTCCCTGTTTTCATGTGCACCTTCATGCCGGCTTCGGGGCCTCCCGTTAGAG GTGCTATGGAAAGGAAAATCCCGCTGCCGCGAGGGTACTCGACGTACAAAGTGAAGCCGAGCCTGGACCCGAACCCGCGGAAATTCGGCGGGATCCCGCTCCACGGGATGGTGTCCCCGCAGGAGGTGCGTCCCTCGGGGCGCGGGCGCCCttgcgcgggggcgggggcggggttCCGGCGGGGGTTCCAGCGGCTGGACGTCGTCTCGGACCTGGGGACGTCCCTCTCCAGCTCCAGCGAGGCCGAGCCCGACCTCACGGCCCCGAACCCGCGGTGCCTCCGCAAGACCGACGGCGACGTCTTCTTCAAGGAGCGCGAGCACTACGTCCAGAGCCGGATCCAGTGCCACGCCTGCTCCGTACCGCGACACCTCAAACCCCATTTTCCTTTCCTCTCGTCCGCCGAGACGTGGCTTCCCAAGAGATGA